In Sphingobium amiense, a genomic segment contains:
- the tpiA gene encoding triose-phosphate isomerase, translated as MGRRKLVVGNWKMNGMRAHLDELEAIGRVAAAHPAVEVGLCLPATLIMAGSERRGAAFIGAQNCHMDISGAYTGSLSAEMLCEAGASWVITGHSERREARGETNEDIAAKSAAAHRVGMKVILCVGETIEVRDAGRAEEVVSDQLLASLPEGAAADWLAVAYEPIWAIGTGRIPTMEAVASMHAALRAALASRIGADEAAKVRILYGGSMNGDNAADLMALADVDGGLVGGASLSAAKFAPIIEAADQRMKAAA; from the coding sequence ATGGGCAGGCGCAAGCTGGTTGTCGGCAACTGGAAGATGAACGGGATGCGCGCGCATCTCGATGAACTGGAAGCGATCGGTCGGGTTGCGGCGGCGCACCCGGCGGTGGAAGTTGGCCTCTGCCTTCCCGCGACTCTCATCATGGCGGGTTCGGAGCGGCGCGGCGCGGCCTTCATCGGCGCGCAGAACTGCCATATGGACATCAGCGGCGCCTATACCGGCTCGCTTTCGGCGGAAATGCTGTGTGAGGCAGGCGCGAGCTGGGTCATTACCGGCCATAGCGAACGGCGCGAAGCACGGGGCGAGACCAATGAGGACATCGCAGCGAAATCCGCCGCCGCGCATCGCGTGGGCATGAAGGTCATCCTGTGCGTGGGCGAAACCATCGAAGTGCGCGACGCCGGCCGCGCGGAAGAGGTCGTGTCGGACCAACTGCTCGCTTCGCTGCCCGAAGGCGCGGCGGCCGACTGGCTGGCGGTCGCCTATGAACCCATCTGGGCGATCGGCACCGGCCGCATCCCGACGATGGAGGCGGTCGCGTCGATGCACGCCGCCCTGCGCGCCGCGCTTGCCAGCCGCATCGGCGCTGACGAAGCGGCGAAGGTGCGCATTCTCTACGGCGGCTCGATGAACGGCGACAACGCAGCTGACCTGATGGCGCTCGCCGATGTCGATGGCGGGCTGGTGGGCGGCGCAAGCCTGTCCGCAGCGAAATTCGCGCCGATCATCGAAGCGGCGGACCAGCGGATGAAGGCCGCCGCCTGA
- the secG gene encoding preprotein translocase subunit SecG produces MFTFLLVVQAIVAALLVTVILMQKSEGGGLGVGGSPSGFMSARGAADFLTRSTTILASIFVLLSIVMAVIASVRHAPADIDTSLVKQAPASQSAPAPANADPLAGAATNAASAPATNGAVPLAN; encoded by the coding sequence ATGTTCACTTTCCTCCTCGTCGTGCAGGCCATCGTGGCGGCTCTGCTGGTCACCGTCATCCTGATGCAGAAGTCGGAAGGCGGCGGCCTGGGCGTCGGCGGCAGCCCCTCGGGGTTCATGTCGGCGCGGGGCGCGGCGGATTTCCTGACGCGCTCGACGACGATCCTCGCCAGCATTTTCGTGCTGCTTTCGATTGTTATGGCGGTCATCGCGTCGGTCCGTCACGCGCCTGCTGACATCGACACTTCGCTGGTGAAGCAGGCTCCGGCCTCGCAGAGCGCGCCCGCTCCGGCCAATGCCGATCCGCTCGCAGGCGCTGCGACCAACGCGGCGTCCGCTCCGGCGACCAACGGCGCGGTTCCGCTCGCCAACTAA
- a CDS encoding CTP synthase, whose translation MTRYIFITGGVVSSLGKGLMAASLAALLQARGFRVRIRKFDPYLNVDPGTMSPYQHGEVYVTDDGAETDLDLGHYERFTGVSARQSDNVTQGRVYQTIIQRERRGDYLGATVQVIPHVTDEIKAFATADTEDLDFVLCEIGGTVGDIESLPFMEAIRQLHNDLDRGQSIFVHVTLVPYIAAAGELKTKPTQHSVRELTSLGIQPDILLCRCEKPLPEGERRKIALFCNVRPEAVIPALDAKSIYAVPEQYHAEGLDEEVLRAFGIADAPAPKLDRWTDIMDRQQNPEGEVTIGVVGKYVGLLDAYKSLYEALTHGGFANRVKVNIKWIDAELFEKGDDLAASLEPMHGILVPGGFGVRGSEGKIASVRFARERNVPFFGICLGMQMACIEGARNTAGIAEASTTEFGETSEPVVGLITEWMSAEGLQKRTAETDLGGTMRLGAYPAKLDGNSVVAGIYGTSDISERHRHRYEVNAGYRDRLEKGGLIFSGMSPDGTLPEIVERPDHPWFVGVQFHPELKSKPFDPHPLFASFIGAAVKQSRLV comes from the coding sequence ATGACGCGGTATATTTTCATCACCGGCGGCGTGGTCTCCTCGCTTGGCAAAGGCCTCATGGCCGCATCCCTTGCGGCACTGCTGCAAGCGCGGGGTTTCCGTGTGCGAATCCGGAAATTCGACCCCTATCTGAACGTCGATCCGGGCACGATGTCGCCCTACCAGCATGGCGAAGTCTATGTGACCGACGACGGGGCTGAAACGGACCTCGACCTTGGCCATTATGAGCGCTTCACCGGCGTTTCGGCGCGCCAGTCCGACAATGTGACGCAGGGCCGCGTCTATCAGACGATCATCCAGCGCGAACGGCGCGGCGACTATCTGGGTGCGACGGTGCAGGTGATCCCGCACGTCACCGACGAGATCAAGGCGTTCGCTACCGCCGATACCGAGGATCTGGATTTCGTCCTGTGCGAAATTGGCGGCACCGTGGGCGACATCGAATCGCTGCCCTTCATGGAGGCGATCCGCCAGCTCCATAACGATCTCGACCGCGGCCAGTCGATCTTCGTCCATGTGACTCTGGTGCCCTATATCGCGGCGGCGGGCGAGCTGAAGACCAAGCCCACGCAGCACAGCGTGCGCGAACTAACTTCGCTGGGCATCCAGCCCGACATCCTGCTCTGCCGCTGCGAAAAGCCGCTGCCGGAGGGGGAACGCAGAAAAATCGCGCTCTTCTGCAATGTCCGCCCCGAAGCCGTGATCCCCGCGCTCGACGCCAAGAGCATCTACGCGGTGCCCGAACAATATCATGCCGAAGGGCTGGATGAGGAAGTGCTGCGCGCCTTCGGCATCGCCGATGCCCCCGCGCCGAAGCTCGACCGCTGGACCGACATCATGGACCGGCAGCAGAACCCCGAAGGCGAAGTGACGATCGGCGTCGTCGGCAAATATGTGGGCCTCCTCGATGCCTACAAGTCGCTCTATGAAGCGCTGACCCATGGCGGTTTCGCCAACCGGGTGAAGGTCAACATCAAGTGGATCGACGCCGAACTGTTCGAGAAGGGCGACGATCTCGCCGCCAGCCTTGAACCGATGCACGGCATCCTCGTCCCCGGCGGTTTCGGCGTGCGCGGGTCGGAGGGCAAGATCGCCTCGGTCCGCTTCGCGCGCGAACGCAACGTTCCCTTCTTCGGCATCTGCCTCGGCATGCAGATGGCCTGTATCGAGGGCGCGCGGAACACGGCGGGCATTGCGGAAGCCTCGACCACCGAATTTGGCGAAACGTCTGAGCCTGTCGTTGGCCTCATCACCGAATGGATGAGCGCCGAGGGGCTTCAGAAGCGCACCGCCGAAACCGATCTGGGCGGGACGATGCGTCTGGGCGCCTATCCCGCAAAGCTCGACGGCAACAGCGTCGTCGCGGGCATTTACGGCACCAGCGACATCAGCGAACGCCACCGCCACCGCTATGAGGTCAACGCGGGCTATCGCGACCGGCTGGAAAAGGGCGGCCTCATCTTTTCGGGCATGTCGCCGGACGGCACGCTGCCCGAAATCGTGGAGCGCCCCGACCATCCCTGGTTCGTGGGCGTGCAGTTCCACCCGGAACTGAAATCCAAACCCTTCGACCCGCACCCGCTTTTCGCGAGTTTCATCGGCGCGGCGGTCAAACAGAGCCGGCTGGTCTGA
- a CDS encoding PQQ-dependent sugar dehydrogenase: MKTASLATLPLILIACSAENATGQNSAASAEKPFRTSTIADFDAPWAMAFLPDGRALVTEKAGEMILFDPKNGTKIPVAGIPAVDSAGQGGLMDVVPSPGFAQDKAVYFSFSEARDGVKGVALARGTFSQASDGTTKLDKVQVIFRATPYVEGNGHYSGRIAFSPDGKHLFFTNGERQKFDPAQDPKATLGKVLRLNLDGTPAAGNPLAAKGFHPAIWSYGHRNLLGIAFDRDGRLWEQEMGPKGGDEVNLIKPGLNYGYPLASNGDHYDGRDIPDHRPGDGYEAPKVWWNPVISPGGLLYYSGDMFPEWKDSLFIGGLSSQSLVQVKLNGESASKADQWDMGARIREVEQGPDGALWLLEDGDRGSQGRLLKVTPAS; this comes from the coding sequence ATGAAGACGGCTTCCCTCGCCACCCTGCCCCTCATCCTCATCGCCTGTTCGGCCGAGAATGCGACGGGCCAGAATAGCGCCGCTTCCGCTGAAAAGCCGTTCAGGACATCGACCATCGCCGATTTCGATGCGCCGTGGGCGATGGCCTTCCTGCCCGATGGCCGCGCGCTGGTGACGGAAAAGGCGGGTGAGATGATCCTGTTCGATCCGAAGAACGGGACGAAGATTCCGGTGGCGGGCATCCCGGCGGTGGATAGCGCGGGACAAGGCGGGCTGATGGATGTGGTGCCCTCCCCCGGCTTCGCGCAGGACAAGGCCGTGTATTTCAGTTTCTCCGAGGCGCGCGATGGCGTGAAGGGGGTGGCGCTGGCGCGCGGCACCTTCAGTCAGGCGAGCGACGGGACGACGAAGCTGGACAAGGTGCAGGTCATCTTCCGCGCCACCCCCTATGTAGAGGGAAACGGCCATTATTCCGGGCGGATCGCTTTTTCGCCCGACGGCAAACATCTCTTCTTCACCAATGGAGAGCGGCAGAAGTTCGATCCGGCGCAAGACCCGAAGGCGACGCTGGGCAAGGTGCTTCGCCTGAACCTCGACGGCACGCCCGCAGCAGGCAATCCGCTGGCGGCGAAGGGATTTCATCCGGCCATCTGGTCCTATGGTCATCGCAACCTGCTGGGCATCGCGTTCGACAGGGACGGACGGCTGTGGGAGCAGGAAATGGGGCCGAAGGGCGGCGACGAGGTGAACCTTATCAAGCCGGGTCTCAACTATGGCTATCCGCTGGCGTCCAACGGCGACCATTATGACGGACGGGACATTCCCGATCACAGGCCGGGCGACGGATATGAAGCGCCCAAAGTCTGGTGGAATCCGGTCATCTCGCCGGGCGGCCTGCTTTATTATTCGGGCGATATGTTTCCCGAATGGAAGGATTCGCTCTTCATCGGCGGCCTGTCCAGCCAGAGCCTCGTCCAAGTGAAGCTGAACGGCGAGAGCGCGAGCAAGGCCGACCAGTGGGACATGGGCGCGCGCATCCGGGAAGTAGAACAGGGACCGGACGGCGCGCTCTGGCTGCTGGAGGACGGCGATCGGGGATCGCAGGGAAGATTGCTGAAGGTGACGCCGGCTTCGTAG
- the rimP gene encoding ribosome maturation protein RimP — MADIADLTALIEPEVKALGFDLVRIKLFGSGDDHTLQIMAEDPKTKQLVIEDCAAISRRLSDVLDEADPIEEAYRLEVSSPGIDRPLTRLHDYREWAGHEAKIAATELVEGRKSFRGVLGGIEGEDILFTDAKAGDVRIPFALVHDAKLVLTDRLISATMPLSSDGADEFETEE; from the coding sequence ATGGCGGACATCGCCGACCTGACCGCACTGATCGAACCCGAAGTGAAGGCTTTGGGCTTCGACCTCGTGCGCATCAAGCTGTTTGGGTCGGGCGACGATCACACGCTTCAGATCATGGCCGAAGACCCGAAGACCAAGCAGCTCGTCATCGAGGACTGCGCCGCCATTTCGCGCCGCCTGTCTGACGTGCTGGACGAAGCCGACCCGATCGAGGAAGCCTATCGCCTCGAAGTCAGCTCGCCCGGTATCGACCGTCCGCTGACCCGCCTGCATGACTATCGCGAGTGGGCCGGGCATGAAGCGAAGATCGCCGCGACCGAACTGGTCGAGGGGCGAAAGAGCTTTCGCGGCGTGCTGGGCGGGATCGAGGGGGAGGACATCCTTTTCACCGACGCCAAGGCGGGCGATGTCCGCATCCCCTTCGCGCTGGTCCATGACGCCAAGCTGGTGCTGACCGACCGGCTGATTTCTGCTACGATGCCGCTCTCCTCCGATGGGGCGGATGAATTTGAAACCGAAGAATAA
- the nusA gene encoding transcription termination factor NusA — protein MANAISANKAELIAIANSVASEKMIDKAIVIEAMEDAIQRAARARYGAENDIRAKLDPDSGDLRLWRVVEVVDTVEDYFKQVDLKQASKLKKDAVVGDFIVDPLPPIDLGRIDAQSAKQVIFQKVRDAERERQFEEYKDRVGEIITGVVKSVEFGHVVVNLGRAEGVIRRDQQIPREVVRVGDRIRSVVLNVRRENRGPQIFLSRAHPEFMKKLFAQEVPEIYDGVITIMAAARDPGSRAKIGVISRDSSIDPVGACVGMKGSRVQAVVQEMQGEKIDIIPWSEDTATFVVNALQPAQVARVVIDEEEERIEVVVPDDQLSLAIGRRGQNVRLASQLTGKAIDIMTEADASEKRQKEFVARSELFQNELDVDETLSQLLVAEGFGELEEVAYVEVDELASIEGFDEELAAELQSRAQEALERREAAAREERQALGVEDALADMPHLTEAMLVTLGKAGIKTLDDLADLATDELVQKKRVDQRRRKNDSGNEDKGGILAAYGLSDEQGNEIIMAARAHWFEEEA, from the coding sequence ATGGCCAACGCCATTTCCGCCAACAAGGCCGAACTGATCGCCATCGCCAATTCGGTGGCGAGCGAAAAGATGATCGACAAGGCCATCGTCATCGAGGCGATGGAGGATGCGATCCAGCGCGCCGCGCGCGCCCGCTACGGTGCGGAAAACGACATTCGCGCCAAGCTCGATCCCGACAGCGGCGACCTGCGCCTGTGGCGCGTCGTCGAAGTGGTCGATACGGTCGAGGACTATTTCAAGCAGGTCGATCTCAAGCAGGCGAGCAAGCTCAAGAAGGACGCCGTCGTCGGCGACTTCATCGTCGATCCGCTGCCCCCCATCGACCTGGGCCGTATCGACGCCCAGTCGGCCAAGCAGGTGATCTTCCAGAAGGTCCGCGATGCCGAGCGCGAGCGCCAGTTTGAGGAATATAAGGATCGCGTGGGTGAGATCATCACCGGCGTCGTCAAGTCGGTCGAATTCGGCCATGTCGTCGTCAACCTTGGCCGCGCCGAAGGCGTTATCCGCCGCGACCAGCAGATCCCGCGCGAAGTGGTCCGCGTCGGAGATCGTATCCGCTCAGTCGTGCTCAACGTGCGCCGCGAAAATCGCGGGCCGCAGATTTTCCTCAGCCGCGCGCATCCCGAATTCATGAAGAAGCTGTTCGCGCAGGAAGTCCCCGAAATCTACGACGGCGTCATCACCATCATGGCCGCCGCCCGCGATCCGGGCAGCCGCGCCAAGATCGGCGTCATCAGCCGCGATTCCAGCATTGACCCGGTCGGTGCGTGCGTCGGCATGAAGGGCAGCCGCGTGCAGGCCGTCGTGCAGGAAATGCAGGGCGAGAAGATCGACATCATTCCCTGGAGCGAGGATACCGCGACCTTCGTCGTCAACGCGCTCCAGCCCGCTCAGGTCGCCCGCGTCGTGATCGACGAGGAAGAAGAGCGGATCGAAGTCGTCGTCCCTGACGATCAGCTCAGCCTCGCCATCGGCCGCCGCGGCCAGAACGTTCGTCTCGCCAGCCAGCTCACCGGCAAGGCCATCGACATCATGACCGAGGCCGACGCGAGCGAGAAGCGCCAGAAGGAATTTGTCGCCCGTTCCGAACTGTTCCAGAACGAACTGGACGTGGACGAGACGCTTTCGCAGCTTCTGGTGGCCGAAGGCTTTGGCGAACTGGAAGAAGTCGCCTATGTCGAGGTGGACGAACTCGCCTCGATCGAGGGCTTCGACGAGGAACTGGCTGCCGAGCTTCAGAGCCGTGCGCAGGAAGCGCTGGAGCGCCGCGAAGCCGCTGCGCGCGAAGAGCGTCAGGCGCTGGGCGTCGAGGATGCGCTGGCCGACATGCCGCATCTGACCGAAGCCATGCTGGTGACTCTGGGCAAGGCGGGCATCAAGACGCTCGACGACCTCGCCGATCTCGCCACCGACGAACTGGTGCAGAAGAAGCGCGTCGATCAGCGCCGTCGCAAGAATGACAGCGGCAATGAGGACAAGGGCGGTATTCTTGCCGCCTATGGCCTCAGCGACGAGCAGGGCAATGAAATCATCATGGCCGCCCGCGCCCACTGGTTCGAAGAGGAAGCGTAA
- a CDS encoding tautomerase family protein encodes MPFVDIRLAGSATREQKAAIAADVTRSLVERLGKPAAAVQIVISEISTENYAAGGQLLADRASAAQPREDANAAVTPR; translated from the coding sequence ATGCCCTTCGTCGACATCCGCCTGGCCGGCAGCGCCACCCGCGAGCAGAAAGCCGCGATCGCTGCCGATGTGACCCGGTCGCTCGTGGAGCGGCTGGGAAAGCCAGCGGCTGCCGTCCAGATCGTGATCTCCGAAATCTCCACCGAAAATTACGCGGCCGGCGGGCAACTGCTCGCCGACCGCGCCTCGGCGGCGCAACCAAGGGAGGACGCCAATGCCGCGGTCACTCCCCGATGA
- a CDS encoding DUF448 domain-containing protein, whose translation MTERKCILTGDRADPEMLIRLAVGPEGQVLPDIRAKAPGRGAWIGVSRAELETALAKGKLRGALARAFKTNDLAIPDDLPALIEDGLRRALLDRLGLEARASMALTGSEKIDVACRKGQVHLLLHASDAAPDGNRKLDQALRVGQEAEGTDLAGITLPVDRHALSMAMGRDNVVHIAVIDSRAASRLRAAIGRLESYLGCVTGTPAQAEHGSADAAGVSG comes from the coding sequence ATGACCGAACGCAAATGCATATTGACCGGCGACCGCGCCGATCCTGAAATGCTGATCCGGCTCGCAGTGGGACCGGAAGGGCAGGTGTTGCCCGACATTCGCGCCAAGGCGCCGGGGCGGGGGGCGTGGATCGGCGTCAGCCGCGCCGAACTCGAAACCGCGCTGGCGAAGGGGAAGCTCCGGGGCGCGCTCGCCCGCGCGTTCAAGACGAACGACCTCGCCATCCCGGACGACCTGCCCGCACTGATCGAGGATGGCCTGCGCCGCGCGCTGCTCGACCGGCTGGGGCTGGAGGCGCGCGCTTCGATGGCTCTGACGGGATCGGAAAAGATCGACGTCGCATGCCGAAAAGGGCAGGTTCACCTGCTGCTCCACGCCAGCGATGCCGCCCCGGACGGCAATCGCAAGCTCGATCAGGCGCTGCGCGTCGGGCAGGAGGCGGAAGGCACGGATTTGGCGGGTATCACCTTGCCTGTGGACCGGCATGCCCTATCTATGGCAATGGGGCGCGATAATGTCGTCCATATCGCGGTGATCGACTCGCGCGCTGCTTCACGCCTGCGCGCGGCCATAGGCCGCTTGGAAAGCTATCTGGGTTGCGTTACCGGAACGCCTGCGCAGGCGGAGCATGGCTCCGCCGATGCGGCGGGCGTCAGCGGCTAA
- the infB gene encoding translation initiation factor IF-2 has translation MSDSKEDKPVLGRKPLGIKRTVESGQVQQQFSHGRKNTVVVEVKRRRVLGKPGESVGAAPATAPQPDPTPAQRPAAPAPEQRAPQPAAPARPAPQSLMSRQELQAKLLREAEEARMTALEDARRREDAARAAASEEEKRRAEENRLSTETAAPEAAPAPALASADPVETPAAPVAEAAPEVRDEAATPQPVSAAPPPRRFTPVTPAKRPEPAKPDRTKRADDNRRQSGKLTVTRALADDDSARARSLAALKRAREKERRAHYSGGSQQREKQVRDVVVPESITVQELANRMAEKGADLVKALFKMGTAVTLNQPIDQDTAELLVEEFGHRIQRVSDADVEIGMEGEVDAPETLKARPPVVTIMGHVDHGKTSLLDALRGTNVVSGESGGITQHIGAYQIKTKNGDLVTFLDTPGHEAFSEMRARGANVTDIVILVVAADDGLMPQTIEAINHTKAAGVPMIVAINKVDKPDANPQRVRERLLEHEIVVEDMGGETQDVEVSALKRTGLDELLDKILLQAELLELTANPDRPAEGNVVEAQLDKGRGAVATVLVRKGTLKIGDTFVIGSESGKVRAMINDKGQQVKTAGPSTPVEVLGLSGVPMAGDQLTVVENEARAREVASYRQEQATKKRTTAAPTSFEHMFSALNTTVIEYPVVVKGDVQGSVEAIVSSLNRISTDEIKVRILHSGVGAITESDVTLAAASRAPLIGFNVRPNAKARQLAEREKISLRYYDVIYDLLEEVRGEMAGQLAPERIETIVGRAEVLQVFPAGKKDKAAGLLVMDGIIRKGLAARLTRDDVIVSRTNIASLRRFKDDVSEVRAGMECGAVLQDTNDIKVGDTLELFEVEERQRTL, from the coding sequence ATGAGTGACAGCAAGGAAGACAAGCCGGTTCTGGGTCGCAAGCCGCTGGGCATCAAGCGGACCGTGGAATCCGGTCAGGTGCAGCAGCAGTTCAGCCATGGCCGCAAGAATACGGTCGTGGTCGAGGTGAAGCGGCGCCGTGTCCTGGGCAAGCCGGGCGAAAGCGTCGGCGCTGCTCCCGCGACTGCGCCCCAGCCCGATCCGACGCCTGCGCAGCGCCCCGCAGCGCCTGCGCCGGAGCAGCGCGCGCCGCAGCCGGCCGCGCCCGCGCGTCCCGCGCCGCAGAGCCTGATGTCGCGTCAGGAACTGCAGGCCAAGCTGCTGCGCGAGGCGGAAGAAGCGCGCATGACCGCGCTGGAAGACGCGCGCCGTCGCGAAGATGCCGCGCGCGCCGCCGCGAGCGAGGAAGAAAAGCGCCGGGCAGAGGAAAATCGCCTCTCCACCGAAACCGCCGCGCCCGAGGCTGCTCCTGCTCCTGCTCTTGCTTCCGCCGATCCGGTCGAGACGCCAGCCGCGCCTGTGGCCGAGGCGGCGCCCGAGGTCCGCGACGAAGCCGCGACGCCGCAGCCTGTTTCGGCCGCTCCGCCGCCGCGCCGTTTCACGCCGGTGACGCCCGCCAAGCGCCCCGAACCCGCCAAGCCGGACCGCACCAAGCGCGCCGACGACAATCGCCGCCAGTCGGGCAAGCTCACCGTCACCCGCGCCCTCGCGGATGACGACAGCGCCCGCGCGCGCAGCCTCGCTGCCCTCAAGCGCGCCCGCGAAAAGGAACGCCGCGCCCATTATTCGGGCGGCAGCCAGCAGCGGGAGAAGCAGGTCCGCGATGTTGTGGTGCCCGAAAGCATCACCGTGCAGGAACTCGCCAACCGTATGGCCGAAAAGGGCGCGGATCTGGTGAAGGCTCTCTTCAAGATGGGCACCGCCGTCACGCTCAATCAGCCGATTGATCAGGACACCGCCGAACTGCTGGTCGAGGAATTTGGCCACCGCATCCAGCGCGTGTCCGATGCCGACGTCGAAATCGGCATGGAGGGCGAAGTCGACGCGCCCGAAACGCTGAAGGCCCGTCCGCCGGTCGTGACGATCATGGGCCATGTCGATCACGGCAAGACCTCGCTGCTCGACGCGCTGCGCGGCACCAATGTGGTGTCGGGCGAAAGCGGCGGCATCACGCAGCATATCGGCGCTTATCAGATCAAGACGAAGAATGGCGATCTCGTCACCTTCCTCGACACGCCGGGCCACGAAGCCTTTTCCGAAATGCGCGCGCGCGGTGCGAACGTCACCGATATCGTCATCCTGGTGGTGGCGGCCGATGACGGGCTGATGCCGCAGACGATCGAGGCGATCAATCACACCAAGGCCGCCGGCGTGCCGATGATCGTGGCGATCAACAAGGTCGACAAGCCCGACGCCAACCCGCAGCGGGTGCGCGAACGCCTGCTCGAACATGAAATCGTGGTCGAGGATATGGGCGGCGAAACGCAGGATGTCGAAGTCTCCGCGCTCAAGCGCACCGGCCTCGACGAACTGCTCGACAAGATCCTGCTGCAGGCCGAACTGCTCGAATTGACCGCCAATCCTGACCGCCCCGCCGAAGGCAATGTGGTCGAGGCGCAGCTCGACAAGGGCCGCGGCGCGGTCGCCACCGTTCTCGTCCGCAAGGGCACGCTCAAGATCGGCGACACCTTCGTCATCGGTTCGGAAAGCGGCAAGGTCCGCGCGATGATCAACGACAAGGGCCAGCAGGTGAAGACCGCCGGTCCCTCGACCCCGGTCGAGGTGCTGGGCCTGTCCGGCGTGCCGATGGCGGGCGACCAGCTCACCGTCGTCGAGAATGAAGCCCGCGCCCGCGAAGTCGCCTCTTACCGTCAGGAACAGGCGACCAAGAAGCGCACGACCGCCGCGCCGACCAGCTTCGAACATATGTTCTCGGCGCTCAACACGACCGTCATCGAATATCCCGTTGTGGTGAAGGGCGACGTGCAGGGTTCGGTCGAAGCGATCGTGTCTTCGCTCAACCGCATTTCGACCGACGAGATCAAGGTGCGCATTCTCCATTCGGGCGTCGGCGCGATCACCGAAAGCGACGTCACGCTGGCCGCCGCCAGCCGCGCGCCGCTGATCGGCTTCAACGTCCGTCCCAATGCGAAGGCGCGCCAGCTCGCCGAGCGCGAAAAAATCTCGCTGCGCTACTATGACGTCATCTACGACCTGCTCGAAGAGGTTCGTGGCGAAATGGCGGGTCAGCTCGCGCCCGAGCGCATCGAAACGATCGTCGGCCGCGCCGAAGTGCTCCAGGTGTTCCCGGCGGGCAAGAAGGACAAGGCGGCAGGGCTGCTGGTCATGGACGGCATCATCCGCAAGGGGCTGGCCGCGCGCCTTACCCGCGACGATGTCATCGTGTCGCGCACCAACATCGCCTCGCTCCGCCGCTTCAAGGACGACGTCTCCGAAGTCCGTGCGGGCATGGAATGCGGCGCAGTGCTTCAGGACACGAACGACATCAAGGTCGGCGACACCCTCGAACTGTTCGAGGTCGAGGAACGCCAGCGCACGCTGTGA
- the rbfA gene encoding 30S ribosome-binding factor RbfA: protein MVASSEGPSVRLLRVGEQVRHVLSDILQRGDVHDDVLASHVVSVTEVRMSPDLRHATVFIKSLLGQDEEAVLKALRTNTAYLQREVATRIRLKYAAKLKFLADESFDEGTHIDRLLRDPKVARDLALDEDAEE from the coding sequence ATGGTTGCTTCATCCGAAGGCCCGTCCGTCCGCCTGCTCCGCGTCGGTGAACAGGTGCGTCATGTCCTGTCCGACATCCTCCAGCGCGGCGACGTGCATGACGATGTGCTCGCCAGCCATGTCGTGAGCGTCACCGAAGTGCGCATGTCGCCCGACCTGCGCCACGCCACCGTGTTCATAAAATCGCTTCTCGGGCAGGATGAGGAAGCAGTGCTCAAGGCGCTGCGCACCAATACCGCCTATCTCCAGCGTGAGGTCGCGACCCGTATCCGCCTCAAATACGCGGCAAAGCTCAAATTCCTCGCGGACGAGAGCTTCGACGAAGGCACGCATATCGACCGGCTGCTGCGCGATCCCAAGGTCGCCCGCGATCTGGCTTTGGACGAGGATGCCGAGGAATAA